TGGATTAATGAAGTATCTCTGCAGATCCAACCAAAAGTCTTTGGCTCTTCCTCTGAGTCTCGTTCAGATAGGCATGATAGATGAAAATTCACATACAGAGGAGTTCTgtttgcattgatttttgtaGACAGACAAACCCTAGAAATTGAAAATCTTCTCCCTCCAGTCCACCCACTGGCACCTCTGCATGTGCTGAAGGGAATGGGATCAAATCAAGTCTCTAGGAGATGAATTGGGGATTTGCTAGTAAAATGATACCCCAGTAGGTATTATTTTTTAGAACCTGATACTCAGAGTTGAATATCAAGTCTATGGTATCCCCAACATGCAATTCATAAGTCCCTCCTACATTCTGGATTTTAGATTTGTTTGTTAGAGTTTGTatcatgtctttgtttttataCAGCCGTACTTCAAAAGGAGCTACATCATTGTAGTTTGCATTGGGAGCCACTTGGCCGTAAATTAAATATAAGCCATTCTGAAGTATCTCCAGCTTCCAGTCAGACACCTTATTCACGCAAGGAGGTTGAGAAGATGCCATTTGCCATTTTGAGGGTAATGGTCCTATAAGAAATATACAAgggagaaaaaatatgaaagcatagttatttcattatttcatccTTTTCCAGATTGTAGATTTACCATGTACATGTTGTTTCTTTACCTGATCTACACTAGTTCTCTTCTAgcagaatttttctattttaagtacCTATCTACTCCTTGTTTTAGAGAAATTGAAAATCCAAAGGGTGTTTCTTGCTTGGAGCATTCTAAGGAAAAGAATTTGGAATAGAAAAATGAGTTAGGTGACTCAGCATCTCTTGTCGATTAATATTTGTGGGAaatagaaaggagaagaaaagactaATGGAGAAAGAAATCACAAGCCAAAATTTTGAAAGCCAGGGTTGGCAGTCCATGCTTTTCCATGCATTTTCTGTGTGAATACCATCGTCTGTTTATCACTTTATCAGTAAGGCTTTCCTTAATTAAGCTATATTAAGAAGTGTTCTCCTATCACTCTCTCCTTTTACGTTGCTTGAGTTTTCTTCATAAAGTGTGTCAGTGTCTAGGATGTTATAAACTAAattgctcatttgtttattttccatcttgTATCACTTTGAATGTAAAATTTTTTAGGACAAATATATCTCTATTTTATTCATTCCCGTATTTTCAGCACCTGAAAATGTCCCTGGTACCTGGTAgatgttccataaatatttattgattgaatgATACTTCCATGTTCCTGAATTAGGTGCTTTGTGTCTAAATTATGACTCTTCTCCTCAGTTTGTAGGTATATATAATTTAAGACCTACTTAGGATTCATTAAATAAACCCCCCAAAAATAGCTAATGGTAAATTTATGAgtttataaatagaaataactTGACTATTTAAATATAAGGATCCCTAGCACAATACTGTCCCAACAGGTAAAGAAAAGGTAAAGACTTAATCATTCATTTTCATTAGcacatatgaaatttaaatgtttgtttacTTGGTTTTGCACATCAGTGTGATCTCACAGCCCCAGGAGGTGCTTTTACTACCCAGAATGCTTATCTGTTCTGCAATTCTCCATAATTTTTGTCCTTTGTCccgtaatttaaaaaggaaacttgATGAGAAAGCACCCTGGAAGAGGTAACATTTTTACTTCAATTCTCATTCATATGAATGACTAATGTAAGACTCTGAAGGTAGATTCTGGGGGACAACGAAAGAGAGATCACTAGAACAAAAGGCAAAGTCACCCTGTATCGCTAATGAGCTCAGAGCCCAGTAAATTTCTTCTTCCTTGACATGTAATAGGCAATAGGCAGGTCACCAGAAAGAGGTGTCATTGACTTTCCTATTTAATTCTGTGAAAGGGGGTCACTTAAAGACCACCTTAGCATCACTTGAGTTTCTCAACTTTTACCACATCAAGGCAGAATTTCACACATGCCATGCATTCCATTCCACTTactggcaaaacaaaaacaaaacacaaagaaagagaCAAGCAAAAGGAAATTGTCTAATTCCCACAAGCCAAGGAAACCTACTGGTTTAAACTATATAGGAACACAGGGGTTGCAGAGTTAACTCTAGAAATGGTCTGTTCTCAACTGAAAACGTATGTTTGGCCTGAAACCtataaacaactttaaaaaatgtatttatctgaaattttgcGTGCATTCTAAGAGTCTAAGTCTCAGTGTAACTGCAAACTGTGGTGTGTTTTCTAAGCAAATATCAGGTGACTACAAGGGAAAATGACTCAGAAGCTAAGCTTAGAAGAGAAAGGAGTAGAGGAAATGGCCACTCTTCCAACTCTCATTGCTCTTTTATACATTTAGAAACAACAATGGCACTCTCTCGTATACTCCTCTGGACATTAGCAACGTGTGAAACGTGAGAAAGACTTTAAGGAAAGGTTGTAGAAATCTGAAACTTGTTGTGTTTATTAAAACacagaactaaaagtagattcCTAGATCTCAGATTCATAGGTCAGTAAGAGAGATGTTCATTCCTGGCTAGAGATGCAGCCTTCAATATAAGCTTTATCAGGACATGGGCTTCTTTTGCCTGGTTTACCTCTGAAAGCCTCAGCTCTTGGGAAACTGCCCAGTATATGATAAGTAATTATATGTAGTAGCTgaaaaatgaatggaagaaaatacaggTTTTCTTGAGATCACTGACACCTGCCTTCTTTCATCAAAAActaagaaaagtaaaagagagaCATGCACGATAGGTTACTCACCAAACTTAGCCATACAGGGCTCTTTAGCAGTCTGTTggggaaagaaaagatgaattgATTAGGATGATGACAGTGTCATTAACTtttttgattgatttatttaGAGCTTTGGATTCCTGAAGCAAACTACTATTCTATAACCATAAAAAAAACCCTCCCTTCAACATGTCTCAGCCCTCTCAGCTTCCCTTTAAAGTTGAGTGGCTCCATCCTTTACCTTTTATTACGTAGCTTCCCCTTTGGGTGTTTTAGACAAAGGTCAAGATCTAATTCCATTACCTAATCTATACCTAAAGGACAACTATTTGATATTGGACACCCCCTTCCCCCGCCCCCGCAGCCTTGGACTCTAAAAGTTTTTCAACAAAAA
This region of Macaca fascicularis isolate 582-1 chromosome 1, T2T-MFA8v1.1 genomic DNA includes:
- the TNFSF18 gene encoding tumor necrosis factor ligand superfamily member 18; the encoded protein is MCLSHLENMPLSHSRTQGAQRSSWKLWLFCSIAIFLFLCSFSWLIFIFLQLETAKEPCMAKFGPLPSKWQMASSQPPCVNKVSDWKLEILQNGLYLIYGQVAPNANYNDVAPFEVRLYKNKDMIQTLTNKSKIQNVGGTYELHVGDTIDLIFNSEYQVLKNNTYWGIILLANPQFIS